A window of the Lysinibacillus irui genome harbors these coding sequences:
- the msrA gene encoding peptide-methionine (S)-S-oxide reductase MsrA has protein sequence MIEKATFAGGCFWCMVKPFVEWDGIHKVTSGYMGGHLENPTYEDVKKGTSGHLEVVEIEFDPTIFSYEQLLEIYWMQIDPTDAFGQFHDRGESYTTAIFTYTDEQKQFALASKEKLANSGRFDKPIVTKILDAERFYPAEDYHQDYYKKEAEHYQQDRAISGRDEFITKHWEK, from the coding sequence ATGATAGAAAAAGCTACATTTGCTGGCGGATGTTTTTGGTGCATGGTGAAGCCATTCGTCGAGTGGGACGGTATACATAAAGTCACTTCTGGCTACATGGGCGGCCATTTAGAAAATCCAACCTATGAAGATGTCAAGAAAGGGACTTCAGGTCATTTGGAAGTAGTCGAAATTGAATTCGATCCTACTATTTTTAGTTATGAACAGCTTCTTGAGATTTATTGGATGCAAATTGACCCAACAGATGCTTTTGGCCAGTTCCATGATCGTGGAGAATCCTATACAACAGCCATCTTTACCTATACAGATGAGCAAAAGCAATTCGCTTTGGCTTCCAAAGAAAAGCTTGCCAACAGTGGGCGCTTTGATAAACCTATTGTAACCAAAATTCTCGATGCTGAACGCTTCTATCCAGCAGAAGATTATCACCAAGACTATTATAAAAAAGAGGCAGAACACTATCAGCAAGATCGTGCCATTTCTGGCCGAGATGAATTCATTACAAAACATTGGGAAAAATAA
- a CDS encoding LCP family protein, which produces MEEQDYTRRSQRPKKRRLRKGRAFFTLILLCIIVIAGYSIMQYRSGLELANDTNVAQEDFSGDTIKGDIENYLILGVDTRGEEKSRTDTMMVLSWNKANNDLKLVSFMRDIYADIPGYQSYKLNTAYYLDGVQLLKDTLTNMFGLPIHHYALIDFKNFESLVDILAPNGVEMEVEKDMSENIGVELKQGVHRLNGQELLGYARFRHDAEGDFGRVARQQKVIEALKNELLTPKNVLHLPKFVGAAQGYVTTDYSSAEEMQQVLKLLSKGKVNIEKATIPIEGSYQFQNFSHAGDSIVIDVEQNKAFLSEFLGISLE; this is translated from the coding sequence ATGGAAGAGCAAGATTATACGAGACGCTCACAACGTCCGAAAAAACGGAGACTACGTAAAGGGAGAGCTTTTTTTACATTAATACTACTCTGTATCATTGTCATCGCAGGTTACTCTATTATGCAATATCGTAGTGGGCTTGAACTGGCTAATGATACGAATGTAGCGCAGGAAGACTTTTCTGGTGATACGATCAAAGGGGATATCGAGAACTACTTGATTTTAGGTGTCGATACACGAGGTGAGGAAAAATCACGTACAGATACGATGATGGTATTATCGTGGAATAAAGCAAATAATGATTTAAAACTCGTATCCTTTATGCGGGATATTTATGCTGATATCCCAGGCTATCAATCCTACAAGTTGAATACAGCTTACTATTTAGATGGCGTCCAACTATTGAAGGATACATTGACGAATATGTTTGGCTTGCCGATTCATCATTATGCATTAATTGATTTTAAGAACTTTGAATCATTAGTTGATATTTTGGCGCCGAATGGTGTGGAAATGGAAGTAGAAAAGGATATGTCTGAGAATATTGGGGTAGAGTTAAAGCAAGGTGTCCATCGCCTAAATGGACAAGAGCTACTAGGCTATGCTCGTTTCCGCCATGATGCTGAAGGTGACTTCGGTCGTGTCGCACGTCAGCAAAAAGTCATTGAAGCTTTAAAAAATGAGCTATTAACACCTAAAAATGTTTTACATTTACCAAAATTTGTAGGAGCAGCTCAAGGGTATGTGACAACAGACTATTCATCAGCTGAGGAAATGCAACAAGTGCTTAAATTGCTATCTAAGGGCAAAGTAAACATTGAAAAAGCTACGATTCCTATTGAAGGAAGCTATCAATTCCAAAACTTTAGCCATGCGGGTGATTCTATTGTCATCGATGTAGAGCAAAATAAAGCCTTTTTAAGTGAATTTCTTGGCATTTCACTGGAGTGA
- a CDS encoding AI-2E family transporter — protein MEKDRPKERSNLLATKFIRFLGGRNLLFTLVILLLVACVIFMFNQVSFIFTPLQVLFEVVILPGVLAVIGYYLLRPLLALLVRWRIPRIWGILLLYIAVIGVITLLVVLVYPFLRDQFTNLAQEFPEYFMTFTQNIVGFLNNSRFNEYLATLNFDYNEVVKNFTTDMVKTVRETAANVAQGVATGITGFLSTLTGIVLSLVTVPFILFYLLKEGEKLPKFMLKVCPPRMRKEVTEIFHDMDKQISSYIQGQILVSMCIGAMVTIGFLIIGMKYALLLGFLAMITSVVPYLGPVIAITPAVIIALVTSPFMLVKLAIVWTIVQLIEGKFISPQIMGKSLSIHPITIIFVLLTAGSLFGVPGVILGIPGYAIFKVLVTHLFKLFKQRYNRYEDDVHQKYDI, from the coding sequence ATGGAAAAAGACAGACCAAAAGAGCGTTCAAACCTGCTAGCAACCAAGTTTATACGTTTTTTAGGTGGTAGAAACCTATTATTTACACTAGTTATTTTATTATTAGTTGCATGTGTTATTTTTATGTTTAATCAAGTTTCCTTTATCTTTACCCCGCTACAAGTATTATTTGAAGTAGTGATTTTACCAGGGGTACTAGCCGTCATTGGCTACTATTTATTGCGGCCATTACTGGCGTTACTCGTTAGATGGCGCATCCCAAGAATTTGGGGTATTTTACTACTCTATATAGCGGTAATTGGTGTGATAACACTTCTTGTTGTGTTGGTTTATCCGTTTTTACGCGATCAATTTACCAATTTAGCACAGGAATTCCCTGAATACTTCATGACATTCACACAAAATATTGTTGGATTCCTAAATAATTCTCGTTTTAATGAGTATTTAGCGACACTTAATTTTGATTACAATGAAGTGGTGAAAAATTTCACAACCGATATGGTGAAAACGGTGAGGGAAACAGCTGCCAATGTAGCGCAAGGTGTTGCTACTGGTATTACGGGCTTCCTATCAACATTAACAGGCATTGTCCTATCCCTTGTGACAGTACCGTTTATTTTATTTTACCTACTTAAAGAGGGCGAAAAATTACCGAAATTTATGCTGAAAGTGTGCCCACCACGTATGCGTAAAGAAGTCACTGAAATTTTCCATGACATGGATAAGCAAATTAGTTCTTACATACAAGGACAAATTTTAGTATCCATGTGTATCGGGGCCATGGTAACGATTGGCTTTTTAATTATTGGAATGAAGTATGCGTTATTACTCGGCTTCCTAGCCATGATTACTAGTGTAGTGCCTTATTTAGGTCCTGTCATTGCCATCACGCCAGCCGTTATTATCGCGCTTGTTACTTCGCCATTTATGCTAGTTAAGCTAGCAATTGTTTGGACAATCGTTCAGTTAATCGAGGGGAAATTCATTTCGCCACAAATTATGGGGAAATCATTAAGTATCCACCCGATTACAATTATCTTTGTATTATTAACAGCAGGCTCGTTATTTGGTGTTCCTGGTGTCATTTTAGGGATTCCCGGCTATGCGATCTTTAAAGTGTTAGTCACACATCTATTTAAGCTCTTTAAACAACGCTATAACCGTTACGAAGATGATGTCCATCAAAAATATGATATCTAA
- a CDS encoding cupin domain-containing protein has protein sequence MTYIPINFKEKLAKFQEHWSPKVIAEMNDYQFKLAKVQGDFVWHKHEDTDEVFIVIEGSLIIEFRDGHVQLNEGEMFVVPRNVEHKPYAASECKILLVEPIGVVNTGEEQSALTAENDVWI, from the coding sequence ATGACATACATACCGATCAATTTCAAAGAAAAATTGGCTAAATTTCAGGAGCATTGGTCTCCAAAAGTTATTGCGGAAATGAATGATTATCAATTTAAACTAGCGAAAGTACAAGGGGATTTTGTTTGGCATAAGCATGAGGATACGGATGAGGTATTTATCGTCATTGAAGGGAGTTTAATAATCGAGTTTCGAGATGGTCATGTGCAGTTAAATGAAGGTGAAATGTTTGTGGTCCCACGTAATGTTGAACATAAACCGTATGCAGCTTCCGAATGCAAAATTTTGCTTGTAGAACCGATTGGCGTAGTAAATACTGGCGAGGAACAATCGGCGCTAACCGCTGAAAATGACGTGTGGATTTAA
- a CDS encoding aminotransferase class I/II-fold pyridoxal phosphate-dependent enzyme: MKIVPSKKMSLFTPAIFGDLKNFAREQQAKGMTLIDLSLGSPDLPPHDKIREHLSYRAGLAESYGYTLTGTQRFYEAVSRYYKRRSNVDLDPATEIIQTIGSQEGLVHLPVAFCDPGDIVLSTNPAYVAYDAGIHLAGATPYYMPQTADNNYLPDLDAVPEDIAQKAKLLILNLPGNPVPAMPSLAYFEKVVAFAKKYNIIVLHDAAYSEFYFTGDGPTSFLATPGAKEVGMEINSLSKSFSLAGTRIAYIAGNAEMIAIIKQLKSNLDFGIFEPIQDAAVVALDNAEEITESLRATFSERHKTLMNGLQALGWDAAPSDGGMFVWAKYPYDIDCTELAFQLIEQVGVVTVPGTVFGTAGQGYLRLALVQPKELLQEAVDRLAQVKLLAKS; the protein is encoded by the coding sequence TTGAAAATCGTACCATCTAAAAAAATGTCATTATTTACACCAGCAATTTTCGGAGATTTGAAAAATTTTGCTAGAGAACAACAAGCAAAGGGCATGACGTTAATTGATTTAAGCTTAGGGAGTCCTGATCTTCCCCCACATGATAAAATACGTGAGCACCTTTCTTATCGAGCAGGTTTAGCAGAGTCTTACGGTTATACACTGACAGGTACACAACGTTTTTATGAAGCAGTAAGTCGCTACTATAAACGTCGTAGCAACGTTGACTTAGATCCAGCTACAGAAATCATTCAAACAATTGGCTCTCAAGAAGGCTTAGTTCATTTACCAGTTGCCTTTTGTGATCCAGGTGACATCGTTTTATCTACTAACCCTGCCTATGTTGCCTATGACGCAGGGATTCACTTAGCGGGCGCAACACCTTATTATATGCCTCAAACAGCTGATAACAATTATCTACCTGACTTAGACGCTGTACCTGAAGACATTGCTCAGAAGGCCAAGCTATTGATTTTAAACTTACCAGGAAATCCTGTACCCGCAATGCCCTCTTTAGCGTATTTTGAAAAAGTGGTTGCCTTTGCTAAAAAGTATAATATTATCGTTCTACATGATGCGGCGTATTCAGAGTTTTATTTTACAGGTGATGGTCCTACTAGCTTCCTTGCTACACCAGGTGCAAAAGAAGTCGGCATGGAAATTAATTCATTATCGAAGAGCTTTAGCCTTGCAGGGACACGTATTGCTTACATCGCTGGAAATGCAGAAATGATCGCCATTATCAAACAATTAAAATCCAATTTAGATTTTGGTATTTTTGAGCCGATTCAAGATGCAGCCGTTGTAGCGCTGGACAACGCAGAGGAAATCACGGAAAGCTTACGTGCCACTTTCTCTGAACGCCATAAGACATTAATGAATGGCTTACAAGCATTAGGTTGGGATGCGGCACCTTCAGATGGTGGGATGTTTGTATGGGCGAAATATCCGTACGATATCGACTGTACGGAGCTAGCCTTCCAATTAATTGAACAAGTTGGCGTTGTGACTGTTCCAGGGACCGTGTTTGGTACTGCTGGACAAGGCTATTTACGTTTAGCTTTAGTACAGCCTAAGGAACTTCTTCAAGAAGCTGTAGATCGCTTAGCACAAGTAAAATTACTGGCAAAAAGCTAG